A genomic segment from Neodiprion lecontei isolate iyNeoLeco1 chromosome 1, iyNeoLeco1.1, whole genome shotgun sequence encodes:
- the LOC107221749 gene encoding uncharacterized protein LOC107221749 isoform X2, whose product MGDLGWAAIRTSISSAIPWKGTSHLELRNGVRLTGDWSADGDLTSFFSSFAEVLQEALETTCAKCSPEQEVKIKDTLAYLCKKKRRDFDEILARVDPDQKYRTAFEAKFGKLEGCAST is encoded by the exons ATGGGCGACCTCGGCTGGGCAGCAATCAGAACGTCGATTTCCTCCGCGATCCCG TGGAAAGGTACGTCCCATCTGGAGTTACGTAACGGAGTAAGGCTGACCGGGGACTGGAGTGC AGACGGAGATCTAACATCGTTCTTTTCTTCGTTTGCAGAGGTTCTTCAGGAGGCGCTGGAAACAACGTGTGCCAAGTGCTCGCCAGAACAGGAAGTGAAAATCAAAGACACGCTCGCGTACTTGTGCAAGAAGAAGAGACGTGATTTCGACGAAATTCTCGCAAGGGTCGACCCGGACCAAAAATATCGTACTGCGTTCGAAGCGAAATTCGGGAAGCTTGAGGGATGCGCTTCAACATAG
- the LOC107221749 gene encoding ejaculatory bulb-specific protein 3 isoform X1: MKCYCLMVLACLAAVAAAEEYYTDKWNKMNTHGVIDNDRLFEKYKKCILNKEETGCPQDALELRKVLQEALETTCAKCSPEQEVKIKDTLAYLCKKKRRDFDEILARVDPDQKYRTAFEAKFGKLEGCAST, translated from the exons ATGAAGTGTTACTGCCTCATGGTTTTGGCCTGTCTCGCCGCAGTGGCTGCAGCCGAAGAATATTACACTGACAAATGGAACAAAATGAACACGCACGGGGTCATTGATAACGATAGACTCTTCGAGAAGTACAAGAAATGCATACTGAATAAGGAGGAAACCGGATGCCCTCAGGACGCGTTGGAGCTAAGAA AGGTTCTTCAGGAGGCGCTGGAAACAACGTGTGCCAAGTGCTCGCCAGAACAGGAAGTGAAAATCAAAGACACGCTCGCGTACTTGTGCAAGAAGAAGAGACGTGATTTCGACGAAATTCTCGCAAGGGTCGACCCGGACCAAAAATATCGTACTGCGTTCGAAGCGAAATTCGGGAAGCTTGAGGGATGCGCTTCAACATAG
- the LOC107221746 gene encoding laccase-2 isoform X1: protein MKFHYRESSAMEERRNSRMHKGYRLYPVRTLFERCTIWLEFFIHSIAQGPVIEIPSQVTMDNLYCWLYGMGVQNLNSTDCNRTCKANGTSRVCVYTFVLEHYHAMGSACGNCSRGVLEDCMHPQCITGDGTERGLMSINRMGIGPSIQVCLGDLVAVNVKNQMGGTESTIHWHGILQEGTQWMDGVPKITQCGIPESSSFRYVFFVNESGTYFYHSHTGFQKTNGHNGALIVRRPISDEPARKLYSEDKSGHVMVLTDYMHEYAELFFPGLLTRNPGIAPATFLINGLGRWRDPATNRTTQTPLATFHVQAGISYRMRIINAASMICPMQLQIENHTMTVIATDGSDVQPKTVDALVSQSGERFDIVLNASQTSGAYWIYVRGLFVCNEVDRVDQVGVLSYGTADNATGIYPETPEPTQDNPLPFEIRLNYPNASCEASTTEICVSELEGYEDSSPSDILGETNITRMNVTFGYWEWTVETLHGTINHPTTEFNPFQLRPPVILETGIMNGISNEFPDTVMMLNRSSNASFCNEQNKPSKCANGSFCICTHVIELPYKANVELVLSDINALSFPPLSHPFHLHGYKFYVMEIARSNESLTMTGSQSPNKIPPLKDTVLIPQNGSTRIRFYTGNPGDWLFHCHFEWHMSIGMSVVFRVHGSVPPPPENFPRCESFDPIAPCNRNCSSN, encoded by the exons atgaaatttcattatcGAGAAAGCAGTGCAATGGAGGAAAGGAGAAACAGTCGGATGCATAAAG GATACCGACTATATCCAGTGCGAACTCTTTTCGAGCGCTGTACGATTTGgttagaatttttcattca CTCCATCGCACAAGGCCCTGTTATAG AAATACCGTCCCAGGTTACCATGGATAATCTCTACTGCTGGCTCTACGGAATGGGTGTGCAAAATTTAAACTCAACGGACTGCAACCGGACTTGCAAGGCAAACGGGACCAGCAGAGTCTGCGTTTACACATTCGTCCTCGAGCACTATCACGCCATGGGTTC TGCTTGTGGAAACTGCTCTCGTGGCGTCCTGGAGGACTGCATGCACCCGCAGTGCATCACTGGAGACGGTACAGAGCGCGGTCTGATGTCTATCAACAGGATGGGAATCGGGCCAAGCATTCAG GTTTGCCTCGGAGACCTCGTCGCCGTCAACGTCAAGAACCAAATGGGTGGCACGGAGTCGACCATCCATTGGCACGGCATACTCCAGGAGGGAACCCAGTGGATGGACGGAGTGCCGAAGATCACTCAGTGCGGCATACCGGAGAGCAGCAGCTTtcgatacgttttttttgTCAACGAGTCCGGGACCTACTTCTATCACAGTCACACAG GTTTCCAGAAAACCAACGGACACAACGGAGCGCTGATAGTGAGGCGGCCGATCAGTGACGAACCGGCAAGGAAATTGTACTCCGAGGATAAATCCGGTCACGTGATGGTTTTGACGGACTACATGCACGAGTATGCCGAATTGTTCTTCCCCGGGCTTTTAACCAGAAATCCGGGAATAGCACCGGCCACCTTTTTGATCAACGGTCTCGGCCGATGGCGTGAC CCGGCAACGAATCGGACGACCCAGACACCCTTGGCTACTTTTCACGTCCAGGCCGGAATCTCTTACCGTATGAGGATCATCAACGCCGCCAGTATGATTTGCCCGATGCAATTGCAGATCGAAAATCACACCATGACCGTCATCGCTACCGACGGAAGTGACGTTCAACCTAAGACCGTCGACGCGTTGGTTTCCCAATCGGGTGAACGTTTCGACATCGTTCTCAACGCTAGTCAAACGTCCGGTGCTTACTGGATCTATGTCAGGGGACTGTTCGTCTGCAACGAGGTCGATCGCGTCGACCAG GTTGGGGTTTTGTCCTATGGTACCGCAGATAACGCGACGGGGATTTATCCTGAAACACCGGAGCCCACGCAGGATAATCCTCTTCCATTCGAAATTCGTCTTAATTACCCGAACGCGTCGTGCGAGGCGTCAACGACTGAAATTTGCGTGAGCGAGCTGGAGGGATACGAAGACTCGTCGCCGTCGGACATCCTCGGCGAAACGAACATCACACGGATGAACGTTACCTTTGGGTACTGGGAATGGACAGTGGAAACGCTGCACGGAACAATCAATCACCCAACAACGGAGTTCAACCCATTCCAAC TGAGGCCTCCGGTGATATTGGAAACCGGAATAATGAACGGCATCTCGAACGAATTCCCCGACACTGTAATGATGCTGAACAGAAGCTCAAACGCGAGCTTTTGCAACGAGCAAAACAAACCCTCCAAGTGTGCAAATGGCAGTTTTTGCATCTGCACCCACGTCATAGAATTACCGTACAAGGCTAACGTGGAATTGGTCTTGTCGGATATCAATGCTC TTTCTTTTCCACCGCTGTCCCACCCTTTCCATTTACACGGCTACAAATTCTACGTTATGGAAATAGCGCGCAGCAACGAATCGCTGACGATGACGGGGTCGCAGAGTCCAAATAAAATTCCCCCGCTCAAGGACACGGTTCTTATACCCCAAAACGGTTCGACGAGGATTAGATTTTACACTGGAAATCCAGGCGACTGGCTTTTCCACTGTCACTTCGAGTGGCACATGTCAATTGGAATGTCGGTTGTCTTCAGAGTCCATGGTTCCGTTCCCCCACCACCTGAAAACTTCCCGAGATGCGAGAGCTTCGATCCAATTGCTCCATGTAATCGGAACTGCTCCTCCAACTAG
- the LOC107221746 gene encoding laccase-2 isoform X2 codes for MKFHYRESSAMEERRNSRMHKEIPSQVTMDNLYCWLYGMGVQNLNSTDCNRTCKANGTSRVCVYTFVLEHYHAMGSACGNCSRGVLEDCMHPQCITGDGTERGLMSINRMGIGPSIQVCLGDLVAVNVKNQMGGTESTIHWHGILQEGTQWMDGVPKITQCGIPESSSFRYVFFVNESGTYFYHSHTGFQKTNGHNGALIVRRPISDEPARKLYSEDKSGHVMVLTDYMHEYAELFFPGLLTRNPGIAPATFLINGLGRWRDPATNRTTQTPLATFHVQAGISYRMRIINAASMICPMQLQIENHTMTVIATDGSDVQPKTVDALVSQSGERFDIVLNASQTSGAYWIYVRGLFVCNEVDRVDQVGVLSYGTADNATGIYPETPEPTQDNPLPFEIRLNYPNASCEASTTEICVSELEGYEDSSPSDILGETNITRMNVTFGYWEWTVETLHGTINHPTTEFNPFQLRPPVILETGIMNGISNEFPDTVMMLNRSSNASFCNEQNKPSKCANGSFCICTHVIELPYKANVELVLSDINALSFPPLSHPFHLHGYKFYVMEIARSNESLTMTGSQSPNKIPPLKDTVLIPQNGSTRIRFYTGNPGDWLFHCHFEWHMSIGMSVVFRVHGSVPPPPENFPRCESFDPIAPCNRNCSSN; via the exons atgaaatttcattatcGAGAAAGCAGTGCAATGGAGGAAAGGAGAAACAGTCGGATGCATAAAG AAATACCGTCCCAGGTTACCATGGATAATCTCTACTGCTGGCTCTACGGAATGGGTGTGCAAAATTTAAACTCAACGGACTGCAACCGGACTTGCAAGGCAAACGGGACCAGCAGAGTCTGCGTTTACACATTCGTCCTCGAGCACTATCACGCCATGGGTTC TGCTTGTGGAAACTGCTCTCGTGGCGTCCTGGAGGACTGCATGCACCCGCAGTGCATCACTGGAGACGGTACAGAGCGCGGTCTGATGTCTATCAACAGGATGGGAATCGGGCCAAGCATTCAG GTTTGCCTCGGAGACCTCGTCGCCGTCAACGTCAAGAACCAAATGGGTGGCACGGAGTCGACCATCCATTGGCACGGCATACTCCAGGAGGGAACCCAGTGGATGGACGGAGTGCCGAAGATCACTCAGTGCGGCATACCGGAGAGCAGCAGCTTtcgatacgttttttttgTCAACGAGTCCGGGACCTACTTCTATCACAGTCACACAG GTTTCCAGAAAACCAACGGACACAACGGAGCGCTGATAGTGAGGCGGCCGATCAGTGACGAACCGGCAAGGAAATTGTACTCCGAGGATAAATCCGGTCACGTGATGGTTTTGACGGACTACATGCACGAGTATGCCGAATTGTTCTTCCCCGGGCTTTTAACCAGAAATCCGGGAATAGCACCGGCCACCTTTTTGATCAACGGTCTCGGCCGATGGCGTGAC CCGGCAACGAATCGGACGACCCAGACACCCTTGGCTACTTTTCACGTCCAGGCCGGAATCTCTTACCGTATGAGGATCATCAACGCCGCCAGTATGATTTGCCCGATGCAATTGCAGATCGAAAATCACACCATGACCGTCATCGCTACCGACGGAAGTGACGTTCAACCTAAGACCGTCGACGCGTTGGTTTCCCAATCGGGTGAACGTTTCGACATCGTTCTCAACGCTAGTCAAACGTCCGGTGCTTACTGGATCTATGTCAGGGGACTGTTCGTCTGCAACGAGGTCGATCGCGTCGACCAG GTTGGGGTTTTGTCCTATGGTACCGCAGATAACGCGACGGGGATTTATCCTGAAACACCGGAGCCCACGCAGGATAATCCTCTTCCATTCGAAATTCGTCTTAATTACCCGAACGCGTCGTGCGAGGCGTCAACGACTGAAATTTGCGTGAGCGAGCTGGAGGGATACGAAGACTCGTCGCCGTCGGACATCCTCGGCGAAACGAACATCACACGGATGAACGTTACCTTTGGGTACTGGGAATGGACAGTGGAAACGCTGCACGGAACAATCAATCACCCAACAACGGAGTTCAACCCATTCCAAC TGAGGCCTCCGGTGATATTGGAAACCGGAATAATGAACGGCATCTCGAACGAATTCCCCGACACTGTAATGATGCTGAACAGAAGCTCAAACGCGAGCTTTTGCAACGAGCAAAACAAACCCTCCAAGTGTGCAAATGGCAGTTTTTGCATCTGCACCCACGTCATAGAATTACCGTACAAGGCTAACGTGGAATTGGTCTTGTCGGATATCAATGCTC TTTCTTTTCCACCGCTGTCCCACCCTTTCCATTTACACGGCTACAAATTCTACGTTATGGAAATAGCGCGCAGCAACGAATCGCTGACGATGACGGGGTCGCAGAGTCCAAATAAAATTCCCCCGCTCAAGGACACGGTTCTTATACCCCAAAACGGTTCGACGAGGATTAGATTTTACACTGGAAATCCAGGCGACTGGCTTTTCCACTGTCACTTCGAGTGGCACATGTCAATTGGAATGTCGGTTGTCTTCAGAGTCCATGGTTCCGTTCCCCCACCACCTGAAAACTTCCCGAGATGCGAGAGCTTCGATCCAATTGCTCCATGTAATCGGAACTGCTCCTCCAACTAG